The following coding sequences lie in one Synechococcus sp. CC9902 genomic window:
- a CDS encoding NAD-dependent epimerase/dehydratase family protein, translating into MQILVMGGTRFVGKPLVARLMAQGHALTLFTRGKNPVPAGVEHITGDRSSDEGLSALQGRAFDVIVDSSGRTLDDSRRVLTATGHPRHRFVYVSSAGVYAGSDHWPLDENSPTDPKSRHAGKADTEAWLTAEGVPFTSFRPTYIYGPGNYNPIERWFFDRIVHEQPVPLPGDGTTITQLGHVDDLAEAMARCIDVDAAANRIYNCSGKQGVTFEGLIRAAAQACGKDPETVVMQSFDPSALDPKARKAFPLRLNHFLTDITRVERELAWHPQFDLAAGLADSYANDYATNPSSSPDFSSDATLIGA; encoded by the coding sequence ATGCAAATTCTGGTGATGGGAGGAACCCGGTTTGTGGGCAAGCCTCTAGTGGCCAGGCTCATGGCCCAAGGCCATGCGCTCACCCTGTTCACGCGCGGAAAAAACCCTGTTCCCGCTGGCGTTGAGCACATCACGGGAGACCGCAGCAGCGATGAAGGCCTCAGCGCACTGCAGGGCCGTGCCTTTGATGTGATCGTTGATAGCTCCGGCCGAACACTGGATGACAGCCGTCGTGTTCTCACCGCGACAGGGCACCCCCGCCATCGCTTTGTTTACGTGAGCTCGGCTGGGGTCTATGCCGGATCAGACCACTGGCCGCTGGATGAAAACAGTCCGACCGACCCAAAAAGTCGGCATGCGGGGAAAGCCGACACCGAGGCATGGCTCACAGCTGAAGGGGTTCCTTTTACCAGCTTCCGACCGACCTATATCTATGGGCCTGGCAACTACAACCCAATCGAGCGCTGGTTTTTTGATCGGATTGTGCATGAACAACCGGTGCCCCTCCCCGGCGATGGCACCACCATCACGCAATTGGGTCACGTCGATGATCTCGCCGAAGCCATGGCCCGCTGCATTGATGTGGATGCAGCCGCCAACCGGATCTACAACTGCTCCGGCAAGCAAGGAGTCACATTTGAAGGCCTGATCCGAGCAGCGGCTCAGGCCTGTGGAAAGGATCCAGAGACCGTTGTGATGCAGTCGTTTGATCCCTCAGCCCTGGATCCAAAAGCGCGGAAGGCTTTCCCGCTACGACTCAATCACTTCCTGACTGACATCACACGGGTTGAGCGAGAGCTGGCCTGGCATCCACAGTTCGATTTGGCGGCGGGTTTAGCGGATAGCTACGCCAACGATTACGCCACCAATCCCAGCTCAAGCCCCGACTTCAGCTCCGACGCCACCCTGATTGGGGCTTGA
- a CDS encoding Fur family transcriptional regulator has product MRLSRQRRMVLDLLWSEKSHLSARDIFEKLNVQGRSIGHTSVYQNLEALQSAGVIECLDRANGRLYGYRSDPHSHLTCLDSGLIEDIDVNLPQDLLRQIEQRTGFRIESYTLQLNGRRTLED; this is encoded by the coding sequence ATGCGCCTCAGCCGTCAACGGCGCATGGTCCTCGATCTGCTTTGGAGCGAGAAAAGTCACTTAAGTGCTCGGGATATTTTTGAAAAACTGAATGTGCAAGGCAGAAGCATTGGCCATACCTCCGTTTATCAAAATCTTGAAGCGCTCCAGTCTGCTGGAGTTATTGAATGCTTAGACCGTGCCAATGGTCGCTTGTATGGCTACCGCAGTGATCCCCATAGCCATCTCACGTGCCTTGATTCAGGCCTGATTGAAGATATCGACGTCAACTTGCCCCAAGACCTGCTCAGGCAGATCGAACAACGTACGGGCTTTCGCATTGAGTCCTACACGCTTCAACTGAATGGGCGACGCACACTGGAGGATTGA
- a CDS encoding CBS domain-containing protein, which produces MVLQLTVADVMTKPVLTVRADTPLQEAVKLISDHHVSGLPVVDEQGALIGELSEKDLMVRESGVDAGPYVMLLDSVIYLRNPLNWDKQVHQVLGTTVGELMQKNSHSCDGTLDLPKAASMLHNKGTQRLFVLDNEKNPIGVLTRGDVVRAIASQQTN; this is translated from the coding sequence ATGGTCCTGCAGCTGACGGTGGCCGACGTGATGACCAAACCCGTGCTCACCGTTCGAGCCGACACCCCACTGCAAGAGGCGGTGAAGCTCATCAGTGACCATCACGTCAGTGGCCTACCGGTTGTTGATGAGCAAGGGGCATTAATCGGCGAATTGAGTGAAAAAGATCTCATGGTTCGCGAAAGCGGCGTGGATGCAGGCCCTTACGTGATGCTCCTAGACAGCGTGATCTATCTGCGCAATCCACTCAACTGGGACAAACAAGTGCATCAAGTACTCGGCACCACTGTTGGTGAACTGATGCAAAAAAATAGTCACAGTTGCGACGGCACCCTTGATCTTCCCAAGGCCGCGTCCATGCTTCACAACAAGGGCACACAGCGTTTATTTGTACTAGATAACGAGAAAAATCCCATCGGTGTTCTCACCCGGGGCGATGTTGTACGAGCGATTGCATCCCAGCAAACAAACTGA
- a CDS encoding L,D-transpeptidase, translated as MRAGCFLRKSMSVRPCLLAALLAIGFSSTAPAQADMSIEVSLKHRYLTLFEDGKVIGKYPIAIGAPESPTIAGNFDIKSKDAAPVYHKKGKVIAPGPDNPVGVRYMPYVRFGRDEYAIHGTAWPSWVNLRAAVSLGCIRMLNNDVIQVFNRVDVGTPVVVTAN; from the coding sequence ATGAGAGCAGGTTGCTTTTTACGGAAATCCATGTCCGTCCGTCCATGTTTGTTGGCAGCCCTGCTTGCAATTGGCTTTTCATCAACCGCTCCCGCTCAGGCCGACATGTCGATTGAGGTGAGCTTGAAACATCGATATCTCACGTTGTTTGAAGATGGAAAGGTCATTGGGAAATACCCCATCGCCATTGGAGCTCCTGAATCTCCAACCATCGCAGGAAACTTTGATATTAAAAGCAAAGATGCTGCACCCGTTTATCATAAGAAAGGAAAGGTAATTGCACCAGGGCCTGACAATCCCGTGGGTGTTCGTTACATGCCCTACGTAAGGTTTGGCCGCGATGAATATGCAATTCATGGCACAGCATGGCCGAGCTGGGTGAACCTAAGGGCAGCCGTGAGCCTTGGCTGCATTCGCATGTTGAACAACGATGTAATTCAAGTATTCAACCGTGTTGATGTTGGGACCCCAGTTGTCGTCACCGCAAATTAA
- the hisA gene encoding 1-(5-phosphoribosyl)-5-[(5-phosphoribosylamino)methylideneamino]imidazole-4-carboxamide isomerase — protein sequence MEIIPAIDLLDGACVRLHQGDYDQVTRFSDDPVAQALSWQSQGAKRLHLVDLDGAKRGEPANDAAVRAIANALDIPVQLGGGVRSIERAEDLLNCGLERVILGTVAIEQPDLVQVLAERHPGSVVVGIDANKGKVATRGWLEQSDVLATDLARRFSDSGIAAIITTDIATDGTLAGPNLDALREMAQASSVPVIASGGIGCMADLLSLLPLEDQGVSGVIVGRALYDGRIDLAEAIGAIGDDRLQDITCGSTDLA from the coding sequence ATGGAGATCATCCCCGCCATCGATCTGCTTGACGGTGCCTGTGTGCGTTTGCACCAAGGGGATTATGACCAGGTGACCCGGTTCAGTGATGATCCTGTGGCCCAAGCGCTCAGTTGGCAGAGCCAGGGAGCCAAGCGGCTTCATCTCGTCGATTTAGATGGTGCGAAACGGGGCGAGCCCGCGAATGATGCTGCGGTGAGAGCGATCGCCAACGCCTTGGATATTCCCGTGCAGCTGGGTGGCGGCGTGCGCTCGATCGAACGCGCCGAAGATCTCCTCAACTGCGGCTTGGAGCGGGTGATTTTGGGCACGGTGGCGATCGAACAGCCGGATTTGGTTCAGGTGCTCGCTGAGCGTCATCCAGGGTCTGTGGTTGTTGGGATCGATGCCAACAAAGGGAAGGTGGCCACCCGAGGCTGGCTTGAGCAAAGCGATGTTTTGGCAACCGACCTCGCCCGCCGCTTCAGTGATTCGGGAATCGCCGCGATCATCACCACCGATATCGCCACCGATGGAACATTGGCGGGGCCAAACCTTGATGCTCTGCGCGAGATGGCTCAAGCCAGCAGCGTTCCAGTGATCGCGTCAGGGGGGATTGGATGTATGGCCGATCTTTTGTCGCTGCTGCCCCTCGAAGATCAGGGTGTAAGTGGCGTGATCGTCGGCCGGGCGTTGTACGACGGGCGGATTGACCTCGCGGAGGCGATCGGCGCGATTGGTGATGACCGCCTGCAGGACATAACTTGCGGCTCAACTGATTTGGCCTAA
- a CDS encoding CDP-alcohol phosphatidyltransferase family protein — MSPSLSRILSRIPSRSLRFLADGLTIGRAVAGLPLILALQQGWAVMAWWLLLFAGLSDAADGWLARRAGGGTSWGARLDPLTDKVLIAAPLLWFAASGTLPLWAIWILLARELLISGWRAGASDGAPASWGGKAKTILQFTSLLLLLWPPGWVGQSALVVCGWWLFWPSWALALTSAADYLKPQSGWRRS, encoded by the coding sequence TTGTCACCATCACTGTCTCGAATCCTGTCTCGAATCCCGTCTCGATCGCTGCGCTTCTTGGCTGATGGCCTCACCATCGGCAGGGCAGTGGCTGGCCTCCCCTTAATCCTGGCGCTTCAGCAGGGTTGGGCTGTGATGGCCTGGTGGCTATTGCTATTTGCTGGGTTGAGCGATGCGGCTGATGGGTGGTTGGCCCGCCGCGCTGGGGGTGGCACCAGCTGGGGGGCCAGGCTTGACCCCCTGACCGACAAGGTGCTGATTGCGGCTCCTCTGCTTTGGTTTGCGGCCAGTGGAACGCTCCCTTTGTGGGCGATTTGGATCCTGTTGGCCCGAGAGCTGTTGATCTCAGGTTGGCGGGCGGGAGCCAGTGATGGGGCTCCAGCGTCATGGGGCGGTAAAGCCAAAACAATTCTTCAGTTCACGAGCTTGTTGCTGTTGCTCTGGCCGCCGGGATGGGTCGGCCAGTCAGCGCTGGTGGTTTGCGGATGGTGGTTGTTCTGGCCCTCTTGGGCTTTGGCCTTGACCTCGGCCGCGGACTACCTCAAGCCCCAATCAGGGTGGCGTCGGAGCTGA